Proteins from one Kryptolebias marmoratus isolate JLee-2015 unplaced genomic scaffold, ASM164957v2 Scaffold230, whole genome shotgun sequence genomic window:
- the LOC108229644 gene encoding toll-like receptor 13, producing MGRFSSHFILKLFCLLLPINPSLSYSLKNCTVQYQENLSAEVSLDCESRGLVTVPDDLPRDAVSVDLGGNQIEKLNKDDFFHMLKLRTLVLNSNLISHVDDGSFINLVLLKTLDMKINSLTNLTSNIFQGLSNLILLDLSVNKIKFIHSSAFQFLTSLETLQLDTNHLHEIADIQPILQLPKIKRLSVACNYFSSFETKDLDSIFSSSLKELSVSGYGLKKFSITTPIFPYLQKLHLSTSVPNKLTMEWDIPDKILLRNITQVSLDGVKFCFEEIQKVLQSLNSLRYLQLNYIDKWIKKHLLSTVCKIKELRRLNLFDAQLNNFTFKLAPCSQLLELDVSWCSILDLPKGSIQSMSKLRSLNVSHNQLTKVPYDVRSLTFLEILKMENNRISELTCEDFINMTHLTVLLLNNNKIKNVDRCVFKNLVDLRQLDLSNNMLPRFGDMFMISLQQLEVLDMIHNSIKTFTPDGIEGLKSMKQLNVEFILGKANIKTLHGLKNLKSVNSSKTLESQFILNVLQNLKSLTIYFKFSGSSEIFHSNNYENFFSFKSLKHLTLIWNMNIFFEPYEKESKILDDMNHLESFTAEKMFSNTIDVDIFQFNPELKSLILTKTVLTYLEPKLFLPIPNLEILDLSESKLKSLDFLRQANLTALRYLKVTDSEIPVINEAVLNSLPSLKYLDLDNNPFNCECSNADFIQWIKNNKQTQVVNAHQYECFLPVDRQGTLLLDFDVQSCWNDGSFFYFISSTCLVVLTL from the coding sequence ATGGGAAGGTTTTCTTCACACTTTATTCTGAAGcttttctgtcttctgcttCCTATTAACCCCTCACTGTCTTATTCACTCAAAAACTGCACTGTCCAATATCAGGAGAATCTGTCTGCTGAAGTTTCTTTGGACTGTGAATCCAGGGGTCTTGTGACTGTCCCTGATGACCTCCCCAGAGATGCTGTCTCAGTAGACCTTGGTGGCAATCAGATTGAAAAACTTaacaaagatgatttttttcacATGTTAAAACTGAGAACTCTGGTACTAAATAGCAATCTAATTTCTCATGTGGACGATGGATCTTTCATCaatttagttttgttgaaaACACTTGACATGAAAATCAATTCTCTGACCAACTTAACTAGCAACATATTTCAGGGCCTGTCCAACCTCATTCTGCTCGACCTCAGTGTGAACAAGATCAAGTTCATTCATAGCTCAGCCTTCCAGTTCCTGACCAGCTTAGAAACTCTGCAGTTAGACACCAACCACCTTCATGAGATCGCTGACATTCAGCCAATCTTACAGCTACCAAAAATAAAGAGGCTTAGTGTTGCATGCAATTACTTTTCTTCCTTTGAGACCAAAGATCTGGATTCAATTTTCTCCTCAAGTCTGAAAGAGCTGAGTGTTTCTGGTTATGGACTCAAAAAGTTCAGCATCACAACACCAATCTTTCCTTACCTCCAGAAGTTACATCTTTCAACATCTGTACCTAATAAATTAACCATGGAATGGGACATACCTGACAAAATATTACTGAGAAACATAACCCAGGTCTCGCTTGATGgtgttaagttttgttttgaagaaatcCAAAAAGTCCTGCAGAGTCTTAACTCCTTGAGATATCTTCAACTAAATTACATAGACAAGTGGATTAAGAAACATCTGCTCTCTACAGTCTGCAAAATCAAAGAACTAAGGAGGCTGAATTTGTTTGACGCCCAGCTTAACAATTTCACTTTCAAACTTGCACCGTGTTCTCAGCTTTTAGAGCTTGATGTGTCCTGGTGTTCAATACTTGACCTGCCAAAAGGCTCGATACAGTCAATGAGTAAACTGCGCTCCCTGAATGTGAGTCACAACCAGCTCACCAAGGTTCCATACGATGTAAGAAGCCTGACCTTCCTTGAGATcttgaaaatggaaaacaatCGGATCTCTGAGTTGACTTGTGAAGATTTTATAAACATGACACATCTTACAGTGCTTTTGCTgaacaataacaaaattaaaaatgtggatAGGTGTGTCTTTAAAAATCTTGTTGACCTGAGGCAACTGGATCTGAGTAACAATATGCTGCCGAGATTCGGAGACATGTTTATGATTTCACTGCAACAGCTGGAAGTTTTGGATATGATCCACAATTCTATAAAAACGTTTACACCAGATGGAATTGAAGGTTTAAAGTCTATGAAACAGTTAAATGTGGAATTCATTCTTGGAaaggcaaacataaaaacacttcatGGACTAAAAAACCTGAAATCTGTTAATTCATCAAAGACGCTTGAGTCTCAATTTATTCTTAATGTTTTACAAAACCTGAAAAGTCTCACAATATACTTCAAATTTAGTGGTTCTTCTGAaatttttcattcaaacaatTATGAAAACTTCTTTTCCtttaaatctctaaaacatCTTACATTGATTTGGAACATGAATATCTTTTTCGAGCCCtatgaaaaagaaagtaaaattttGGACGATATGAATCATTTAGAGAGTTTTACAGCTGAAAAGATGTTTAGTAACACGATCGATGTGGACATTTTTCAGTTCAACCCTGAGCTCAAGAGTCTGATATTAACAAAGACAGTTTTAACATATTTGGAgccaaaattatttttaccaATACCAAACCTGGAGATTCTTGATCTTTCAGAGTCCAAGCTCAAGTCTCTGGATTTTCTAAGACAGGCCAACCTTACAGCTCTCAGATATCTGAAAGTGACGGACAGTGAGATCCCTGTGATCAACGAGGCTGTCCTCAACTCTCTCCCCTCTCTGAAATACTTGGATCTGGACAATAATCCATTTAACTGTGAATGTTCAAATGCAGATTTTATCCAATGGATAAAgaacaacaagcaaacacagGTGGTAAACGCTCATCAGTATGAATGTTTCCTTCCTGTGGACAGACAAGGTACCCTTTTACTAGACTTTGATGTCCAGTCCTGTTGGAACGATGGCAGCTTCTTTTACTTCATCTCCAGCACTTGTCTGGTTGTTCTGACTCTC